The following proteins come from a genomic window of Nitrospira sp.:
- a CDS encoding Bacterial proteasome-activating AAA-ATPase (PAN) — protein MSDRRASERDEPNGRGEEPSLKTGTDPIELIEQCLASFPEGDARQKLLYKLRHAVTLSQAAHQQRELEFKKVSEVVAKLTAPANRIGTLLDVPGEGLARIVVGGAEYYANVDPRVPGTDLKVGTQILVNEAYAVIKTLGYDRNGPILKLAEAMSDGRLRFEQEMGRQSLILQRSTDLVGVELKAGDEIRIDPSYRVAIEKLTDRTTHRHVLDVLPKVTWEQIGGQDEAIAAIRKAVEYPLLHAETFERFKFSQPKGFLLYGPPGCGKTLIGQAAAGSLAKLVGESKQDHIPDRDKHPPVTSGAFLHVKGPEILNMWLGESERMVRDLFEQARARRKDGALPFIFIDEAESILGTRRAMRSFNISNTLVPMFCSEMDGIESLRDVVIILASNRPDLIDPAVLRPGRIDRKIKVSRPNKDAAAEILRIFLTADLPLDPVLVKERGGEQMGAVTSLVEDLIESIFRRTEENRLLSIRLRSGQNKVLYRGDLVSGAILASIIQRAKEKAIDRTVQSGQQSGLQAKDLLDSASEEFREGEMLPPDDAAEEWLKLLDHHPEQVVGISSFRRGRQTEERLINQII, from the coding sequence ATGAGTGATCGCAGAGCTTCTGAACGGGATGAACCCAACGGTCGGGGCGAAGAACCGTCGCTGAAGACCGGGACCGATCCGATCGAATTGATTGAACAGTGTCTGGCCTCATTTCCCGAGGGGGACGCTCGGCAGAAGCTGCTGTACAAGCTGCGCCATGCGGTGACATTGTCTCAAGCCGCCCATCAACAACGTGAACTGGAATTCAAGAAAGTGAGCGAGGTCGTCGCCAAGCTGACGGCACCGGCCAATCGTATCGGGACTTTACTTGATGTTCCCGGTGAGGGACTCGCCCGCATCGTCGTCGGTGGGGCCGAGTATTATGCCAATGTGGACCCCCGTGTTCCCGGTACGGATCTTAAGGTCGGAACGCAGATTCTGGTCAATGAAGCCTATGCCGTGATCAAAACGCTCGGGTACGATCGTAACGGCCCTATCTTAAAACTGGCCGAGGCGATGTCTGATGGGCGATTACGGTTTGAACAGGAGATGGGGCGACAATCGTTGATCTTGCAGAGATCGACGGATCTTGTCGGCGTAGAGCTCAAGGCGGGCGATGAAATTCGCATCGATCCAAGCTATCGAGTGGCGATTGAGAAGCTCACGGATCGCACGACACATCGTCATGTCCTTGATGTCCTGCCCAAGGTCACGTGGGAGCAGATCGGTGGACAGGACGAGGCAATCGCGGCCATTAGAAAGGCGGTCGAGTATCCGCTGTTGCACGCGGAGACGTTCGAACGGTTCAAGTTTTCCCAACCGAAGGGTTTTCTTCTCTATGGCCCACCCGGATGCGGGAAGACACTCATCGGCCAAGCGGCCGCCGGTAGTTTGGCCAAGTTGGTCGGCGAATCCAAACAAGACCACATACCCGATCGGGATAAGCATCCGCCGGTGACGAGCGGAGCATTCCTGCACGTGAAAGGGCCCGAAATTCTCAACATGTGGCTCGGGGAATCGGAGCGGATGGTCCGGGATCTCTTCGAACAGGCCCGGGCGAGACGCAAGGACGGTGCCTTGCCGTTTATCTTCATCGACGAAGCGGAGTCGATTTTGGGAACGCGACGTGCTATGCGTTCCTTCAATATCTCGAATACGCTCGTGCCGATGTTTTGCAGTGAAATGGATGGAATCGAATCGCTGCGGGACGTCGTCATTATTTTAGCTTCCAATCGGCCCGACTTGATCGATCCGGCGGTGCTGCGTCCCGGCCGCATCGATCGGAAGATCAAAGTCAGTCGACCGAATAAGGATGCTGCTGCCGAGATTCTTCGAATATTTTTGACCGCGGATTTGCCGCTGGATCCGGTGCTGGTGAAGGAACGGGGCGGTGAGCAGATGGGGGCGGTGACGTCGCTCGTCGAAGACCTCATTGAGTCGATCTTCCGCCGAACGGAGGAAAATCGGCTTCTGTCGATCCGGCTCAGGAGCGGGCAAAACAAAGTGCTGTATCGCGGCGATTTGGTGAGCGGAGCCATCTTGGCCTCGATTATTCAACGTGCCAAGGAAAAAGCGATCGATCGTACGGTTCAATCGGGCCAGCAGTCGGGATTGCAGGCCAAGGATCTGCTCGATTCCGCCTCAGAGGAATTTCGAGAGGGTGAAATGTTGCCGCCGGACGATGCGGCGGAGGAGTGGTTGAAGCTGCTGGATCATCATCCGGAACAGGTGGTTGGAATTTCCTCCTTCCGGCGCGGACGGCAAACGGAAGAGCGGTTGATCAACCAGATTATTTGA